In Nitratireductor basaltis, the following are encoded in one genomic region:
- a CDS encoding AsmA-like C-terminal region-containing protein, whose amino-acid sequence MFVAIGGLIVLLLTAALFAPLFIDWESYRADFEREAGRVLGREVRVAGEARATLLPFPSVTFTDVQVSGGPDGQPAMTVDAFSMDAELAPFLSGELLIFDMRLDRPRVNITLREDGQIDWAIRPQTRFDPSQVTLENVSITDGSVVLNQAAGARSVTLTEIDASLSARTLAGPWRVNGTMSVNDVPVDMSVSTGRAGEDGAMRLRVVLEPQQVPMVLEADGQAVLDAGVGLYSGTFQMRARPRDDTVEEERRAAEANRVAGAFELRHDELQIPEFRYATGSVSDPYTASGNAWLKLGEEPSFYIAADGAQIRIGSGEASAASVEDMTLADRLDDVVGFIEALPRPEIPGRIAVSLPAIVAAQTTIREVEVRAEPAQEGWQLQSFAATLPGRTRIEAAGLVRVGEEPSFNGNMLLAIGQPSGFASWLARDVDEAIRQLPSAGFSASVNLDAQRQELEDLELILGSTRFTGEAKRLSPEDARPSLSLNLKGDGLDAKGLSAFTAIFLQPDGSNRFSEHDADMELVAGPIEFGGLDLEEVDTALRLREDRLEIDRLSVRADGGLRLSATGRIEGLGAEASGKVDATILADDLAPSLAMVSQRYSEDSLLRKLADRVQANPGLLGDSEIDLVAVLARDGEGPGLALTANGEAGGTRFSASYSGRGELGDPLGMEVDASLSARNDDAAVLYALAGLPVLQIDPIGRAELEATASGIPDEQMRTRISLRGQDLEGLFDGSTTLTRGSADYRGKLVLKAQDLEPWLATGGIVLPGFGSGLSVELASEVQVSAERAEFIELQGSIAGVPVGGNVTGTLQNGKPKFTGSLKVGALDLVSFAEMLAGSEAVLPDEDGGWPSAPLAQQTNMPFLADLEMRADSASFAPGHELEAAELRLGLDEGGITLREVVAEFAGGRLTGHLDFQNNGGTGLLSAQFALSDADLRQLAGQDGVEGIASISATLSANGKSIDAMAASLAGSGSGAFSKFVVHGLNPSGFDALVAAAELEGPSITADAVASFAPDVVRDGNFDAGEVEFAFSVANGSARIPPVSATDGGSVLSLDALVDLGQWRFASAGSLKYEPGREGVVGSEPLVGLNAQGRLGNVQLSVDSEPLAQFLTQRALEREQARVENMQAVLLEKQRLRREVRFFEEREEERFAREAERQRLEAEAQRAKAERERQALEDQRRAAEEAAQRAEEERAAEEARQRAAEEAAREAEEAARAAEAERQREQEAKRREQQSLDVEEGGVQREPLAPPSGSGTDAGGAQIFQDDLTIDGFLNMLEGKETQ is encoded by the coding sequence CTGTTCGTTGCCATCGGTGGTTTGATCGTGCTGCTTCTGACAGCCGCATTGTTCGCGCCGCTCTTCATTGACTGGGAGTCCTATCGCGCCGATTTCGAGCGTGAAGCGGGGCGCGTCCTTGGCCGTGAGGTGCGCGTGGCGGGTGAGGCTCGTGCCACCCTGCTGCCGTTCCCGTCGGTCACCTTTACCGATGTGCAGGTCTCGGGTGGGCCTGACGGGCAGCCTGCCATGACGGTGGATGCCTTTTCCATGGATGCGGAGCTTGCGCCATTTCTCAGCGGTGAGCTTCTCATCTTCGACATGCGGCTCGACCGCCCACGCGTGAATATCACGCTTCGGGAAGACGGACAGATCGATTGGGCCATTCGGCCCCAGACCCGTTTTGACCCGTCGCAGGTGACGCTTGAAAATGTATCGATCACCGATGGCAGCGTCGTTCTGAACCAGGCTGCCGGCGCGCGTTCGGTAACGCTGACCGAGATAGATGCCTCACTTTCTGCACGAACGCTGGCCGGACCCTGGCGCGTCAACGGCACGATGTCGGTCAACGATGTGCCGGTTGACATGTCGGTTTCGACGGGTCGGGCCGGTGAAGACGGTGCCATGCGACTGCGGGTGGTCTTGGAGCCGCAACAGGTGCCGATGGTACTTGAGGCAGATGGTCAGGCCGTTCTTGACGCTGGCGTGGGTCTCTACTCCGGCACGTTCCAGATGCGGGCAAGACCGCGCGACGACACGGTGGAGGAAGAACGTCGGGCGGCAGAAGCCAATCGCGTTGCAGGCGCGTTCGAGCTTCGCCACGACGAGCTTCAGATACCGGAATTCCGCTACGCCACCGGCTCCGTCTCCGATCCCTACACGGCCAGCGGCAATGCATGGCTGAAACTCGGCGAGGAGCCATCCTTCTATATCGCTGCCGATGGTGCGCAGATCCGGATTGGCAGCGGAGAGGCTTCGGCCGCCTCTGTCGAGGACATGACTCTGGCCGATCGGCTGGATGACGTCGTCGGATTCATCGAAGCTTTGCCGCGGCCGGAGATACCCGGGCGCATAGCCGTCAGCCTCCCTGCCATCGTCGCCGCGCAGACGACAATCCGCGAAGTGGAGGTAAGGGCTGAGCCGGCGCAGGAGGGATGGCAGCTTCAGTCTTTTGCAGCCACATTGCCAGGGCGCACGCGGATCGAAGCTGCCGGGCTGGTCCGTGTTGGCGAAGAGCCTTCGTTCAACGGGAACATGCTGCTTGCAATCGGGCAGCCATCCGGATTCGCCTCATGGCTTGCGCGCGATGTGGATGAGGCCATACGCCAGCTCCCATCTGCGGGTTTCAGTGCCAGTGTGAACCTTGATGCGCAGCGCCAGGAACTTGAGGACCTTGAACTCATTCTCGGATCCACGCGTTTCACGGGTGAAGCGAAGCGTCTCTCGCCTGAAGATGCGCGTCCTTCTCTTTCGCTCAACCTCAAAGGAGATGGGCTTGATGCAAAGGGACTGAGCGCGTTCACCGCGATATTCCTCCAGCCAGACGGCAGCAATCGCTTCAGCGAGCATGATGCGGATATGGAACTTGTTGCGGGTCCAATCGAATTTGGCGGCTTGGATCTGGAGGAGGTGGACACGGCTCTTCGCCTTCGTGAGGACCGGCTGGAGATTGATCGCCTTTCGGTGAGGGCAGATGGCGGATTGCGCCTCAGCGCGACAGGGCGCATCGAGGGGCTCGGCGCTGAAGCTTCCGGGAAGGTTGATGCCACCATACTGGCTGACGATCTTGCGCCATCGCTTGCAATGGTATCACAGCGATATTCCGAGGATTCACTCCTGCGGAAGCTGGCTGATCGCGTGCAGGCCAATCCGGGTCTACTGGGTGACAGTGAGATCGATCTCGTCGCTGTCCTGGCGCGCGATGGCGAGGGTCCGGGCCTGGCTTTGACCGCGAATGGTGAAGCCGGAGGAACCCGTTTCAGCGCATCTTATTCGGGGCGCGGAGAACTTGGCGATCCTCTGGGCATGGAGGTGGATGCCAGTCTTTCTGCGCGCAATGACGATGCGGCCGTGCTCTATGCGCTGGCAGGCCTGCCAGTCCTGCAGATCGATCCGATCGGGCGGGCGGAACTTGAGGCAACTGCGTCAGGCATTCCCGATGAACAGATGCGTACCCGGATCAGCTTGCGCGGGCAGGATCTCGAGGGGCTGTTCGACGGCAGTACGACACTGACGCGAGGCTCGGCAGACTATCGCGGGAAGCTGGTTCTGAAGGCGCAGGATCTTGAGCCCTGGCTTGCCACTGGTGGCATCGTTCTCCCAGGCTTCGGTTCGGGCTTGTCAGTCGAGCTTGCAAGTGAAGTTCAGGTTTCGGCAGAGCGGGCAGAGTTCATCGAACTCCAAGGAAGCATCGCCGGCGTTCCCGTGGGTGGTAACGTGACGGGCACGCTCCAGAACGGAAAGCCGAAATTCACGGGATCCCTGAAGGTCGGTGCGCTGGATCTGGTGAGTTTCGCGGAAATGCTGGCAGGAAGTGAAGCAGTCTTGCCTGATGAGGACGGCGGCTGGCCGAGCGCTCCACTGGCTCAGCAGACAAATATGCCTTTTCTGGCTGATCTGGAAATGCGCGCTGATAGCGCTTCCTTCGCACCGGGACATGAACTGGAGGCGGCCGAGCTTCGTCTGGGTCTGGACGAGGGCGGCATTACTCTTCGTGAGGTCGTCGCTGAATTTGCGGGAGGCCGACTGACCGGTCATCTGGACTTCCAGAACAATGGGGGCACCGGCCTGCTGTCTGCACAGTTTGCGCTTTCCGATGCTGATCTGCGGCAGTTGGCCGGGCAGGACGGCGTAGAAGGCATTGCCAGTATAAGCGCCACATTGAGCGCCAATGGCAAATCGATCGATGCCATGGCCGCCTCTCTTGCGGGGTCGGGCTCCGGCGCATTCAGTAAATTTGTGGTGCATGGTCTCAACCCCTCCGGTTTCGATGCTCTTGTCGCTGCCGCTGAGCTGGAGGGCCCTTCGATCACGGCTGATGCGGTTGCTTCTTTCGCGCCAGATGTTGTCCGCGATGGGAACTTCGATGCGGGTGAAGTCGAATTCGCTTTCAGCGTGGCCAATGGCAGCGCGCGCATACCGCCGGTCAGTGCCACGGATGGGGGAAGCGTGCTGTCGCTGGACGCCTTAGTGGATCTGGGCCAATGGCGTTTCGCGTCCGCCGGCTCGCTGAAGTATGAGCCTGGCCGCGAAGGCGTGGTGGGATCCGAACCATTGGTCGGCTTGAATGCGCAAGGTCGTCTGGGCAATGTCCAACTGTCGGTGGACAGCGAGCCGTTGGCGCAGTTTCTGACCCAACGCGCGCTGGAACGCGAACAGGCGCGCGTGGAGAACATGCAGGCCGTGTTGCTCGAAAAGCAGCGGCTCAGACGGGAAGTTCGCTTCTTCGAGGAACGCGAAGAGGAGCGTTTCGCGAGGGAAGCGGAGCGGCAACGGCTTGAGGCGGAAGCCCAAAGGGCCAAGGCCGAACGCGAGCGACAGGCATTGGAAGATCAGCGCCGCGCGGCCGAGGAAGCCGCGCAGCGTGCAGAAGAAGAGCGCGCCGCAGAAGAAGCGCGGCAACGTGCTGCCGAAGAGGCCGCCCGCGAAGCCGAGGAGGCTGCGCGCGCCGCTGAAGCGGAACGACAGCGCGAGCAAGAAGCCAAGCGGCGCGAACAGCAATCCCTGGATGTGGAAGAGGGGGGCGTCCAGCGTGAACCCCTTGCACCTCCCTCTGGCAGTGGGACGGATGCCGGGGGCGCCCAGATCTTCCAGGATGACCTTACGATAGATGGCTTTCTGAACATGCTGGAAGGCAAGGAAACTCAGTGA
- a CDS encoding ribbon-helix-helix domain-containing protein — protein MNGPRKRSVTIHGHRTSFSLEAPFMEELEGIAARRDLPLATLIAEIDAGRPRDTNLSSALRVFVLEELRKAISAH, from the coding sequence ATGAATGGACCGCGAAAACGATCGGTCACCATTCACGGTCACAGAACCAGCTTCTCTCTTGAAGCACCCTTCATGGAAGAGCTGGAAGGCATCGCGGCAAGGCGCGATCTGCCGCTTGCAACATTGATTGCCGAGATCGATGCAGGCAGGCCGCGCGACACGAATCTCTCATCAGCCCTGCGCGTTTTCGTGCTGGAGGAACTGCGCAAGGCAATTTCAGCTCACTGA
- a CDS encoding ATP-dependent helicase: MSGSPDDIPFFDEEDAAPAPAPRAGGIAARAMAARAAPRQAYLDGLNPEQAQAVETTEGPVLVLAGAGTGKTRVLTTRIAHILATGKAYPSQILAVTFTNKAAREMKTRIGVFVGEAIEGMPWLGTFHSIGVKLLRRHAELVGLKSSFTILDTDDQIRLLKQLIQAEGLDDKRWPARQFAQMIDGWKNKGLTPKEIPEGDARAFANGKGRELYAAYQNRLLTLNAVDFGDLLLHPIRIFREYPDVLKEYHKRFRYILVDEYQDTNTAQYMWLRLLAQRQGQSVNVCCVGDDDQSIYGWRGAEVDNILRFEKDFPGATVIRLERNYRSTSHILGAASHLIAHNEGRLGKTLFTEQADPDEPKVQVHASWDSEEEARAIGEEIEALQSKKHALNDMAILVRASFQMREFEDRFVTLGLNYRVIGGPRFYERQEIRDAMAYFRVVAQPADDLAFERIVNVPKRGLGEAAVRQIHDVARMRQVPMLQAARDLVGTEEMKPKPRAALRTVVENFERWQDMLDRTSHTELAELILEESGYTDMWKNDRSAEAPGRLENLKELIRSMEEYESLRGFLEHVALVMDAERDEEMDAISIMTLHSAKGLEFDTVFLPGWEEGLFPHQRALDEGGRTGLEEERRLAYVGLTRAKKNLHLWFASNRRIHGLWQTTMPSRFLDELPEAHVEVCEDGSAYGGYGRPDGQIGRPNPYGRSRFDDQGSFSNTYATPGWQRAQKNRNSATDRNWGTRSGHQVERIGYGEADSGYGAGRGSVKGRTIEGELVAKSVSDTPSAFKVGDRVFHMKFGNGNIAAIDGNKLTIDFDKAGQKRVLDGFVSPV; this comes from the coding sequence ATGTCCGGTTCACCTGATGATATCCCCTTCTTCGACGAAGAAGATGCAGCACCCGCACCTGCTCCCCGTGCCGGCGGCATTGCCGCGCGCGCCATGGCGGCCCGTGCCGCTCCCCGACAGGCCTATCTCGATGGCCTGAACCCCGAGCAGGCCCAGGCCGTGGAGACCACCGAGGGCCCTGTCCTTGTGCTGGCGGGTGCAGGAACGGGCAAGACCCGCGTTCTGACGACGCGCATCGCGCACATCCTTGCGACCGGCAAGGCCTATCCCTCGCAGATCCTGGCTGTGACTTTCACCAACAAGGCCGCACGCGAAATGAAGACGCGCATCGGCGTTTTTGTGGGTGAAGCGATCGAGGGCATGCCGTGGCTTGGCACCTTCCATTCGATCGGTGTGAAACTTCTGCGCCGCCATGCCGAACTGGTGGGTTTGAAATCCTCCTTCACCATTCTCGACACGGACGACCAGATCCGCCTGCTCAAGCAGCTCATCCAGGCTGAAGGGCTGGACGACAAGCGCTGGCCCGCGCGCCAGTTCGCGCAGATGATCGACGGCTGGAAGAACAAGGGCCTGACGCCAAAGGAAATTCCGGAGGGCGATGCGCGCGCTTTTGCCAATGGCAAGGGCCGCGAGCTGTATGCGGCCTATCAGAACCGCCTTCTAACGCTTAATGCGGTGGATTTCGGCGACCTTCTGCTACATCCGATCCGCATCTTCCGCGAATATCCGGATGTGCTGAAGGAATACCACAAGCGCTTCCGCTACATCCTCGTGGACGAGTATCAGGACACCAACACCGCCCAATATATGTGGCTGCGCCTGCTCGCCCAGCGCCAAGGCCAGTCTGTCAATGTCTGCTGCGTGGGTGATGACGACCAGTCGATCTATGGCTGGCGCGGCGCAGAAGTGGACAACATCCTGCGCTTCGAGAAGGACTTCCCGGGCGCAACCGTGATCCGGCTCGAGCGCAATTACCGCTCGACCTCGCATATTCTCGGCGCTGCCTCTCACCTGATCGCCCATAATGAAGGCCGGCTGGGAAAAACGCTTTTCACCGAACAGGCAGACCCCGACGAACCCAAGGTGCAGGTTCACGCATCATGGGATTCCGAGGAGGAAGCCCGCGCCATCGGCGAGGAAATCGAGGCACTGCAGAGCAAGAAGCACGCACTCAACGACATGGCGATCCTGGTGCGTGCCTCCTTTCAGATGCGCGAATTCGAAGACCGTTTTGTCACGCTCGGGCTGAATTACCGTGTCATCGGTGGCCCGCGTTTCTACGAGCGGCAGGAAATCCGCGACGCGATGGCCTATTTCCGCGTCGTCGCACAGCCAGCCGACGATCTCGCCTTCGAGCGCATTGTTAATGTGCCCAAGCGCGGCCTTGGCGAAGCAGCCGTCCGGCAGATCCACGACGTTGCCCGCATGCGTCAGGTGCCCATGCTTCAGGCTGCCCGCGACCTGGTCGGCACCGAAGAGATGAAGCCAAAGCCGCGCGCGGCACTGCGCACCGTGGTGGAAAATTTCGAGCGCTGGCAGGACATGCTTGACCGCACCTCCCACACCGAGCTTGCGGAGCTGATCCTTGAGGAATCCGGCTACACCGACATGTGGAAGAATGACCGTTCCGCGGAAGCGCCCGGTCGGCTTGAAAATCTCAAGGAGCTCATCCGCTCCATGGAGGAATACGAAAGTCTTCGCGGTTTCCTCGAACATGTTGCACTCGTCATGGACGCCGAGCGCGATGAAGAAATGGATGCAATCAGCATCATGACGCTGCACTCCGCCAAGGGTCTGGAATTCGACACCGTCTTCCTGCCCGGCTGGGAAGAAGGCCTGTTCCCGCATCAGCGTGCACTTGATGAAGGTGGTCGGACGGGGCTCGAGGAAGAACGACGCCTCGCCTATGTCGGCCTGACCCGCGCCAAGAAGAACCTGCATCTGTGGTTCGCCTCCAACAGGCGCATCCACGGACTGTGGCAGACCACCATGCCCTCACGCTTTCTGGATGAATTGCCGGAAGCCCATGTCGAGGTCTGCGAGGACGGCAGCGCCTATGGTGGCTATGGCCGGCCCGATGGCCAGATCGGCCGACCAAATCCCTATGGCCGCTCCCGCTTCGATGATCAGGGCAGCTTCTCCAACACCTATGCAACGCCGGGCTGGCAGCGGGCGCAGAAGAACCGAAACAGCGCGACCGACCGGAACTGGGGCACCCGCTCCGGCCATCAGGTCGAGCGCATCGGCTATGGCGAGGCGGATTCCGGCTATGGCGCGGGGCGCGGCTCGGTGAAAGGCCGGACAATCGAGGGCGAACTGGTCGCGAAGTCCGTCTCCGACACCCCCTCTGCCTTCAAGGTCGGCGACCGTGTCTTTCACATGAAGTTCGGCAACGGCAACATCGCCGCGATCGACGGCAACAAGCTCACCATCGACTTTGACAAAGCCGGTCAGAAACGCGTTCTGGATGGTTTCGTGAGCCCCGTATAG
- a CDS encoding DUF4169 family protein: MAEIINLRTVRKRKSRAQREDQAQENRIRFGRTRAERREQEKLSRKQAADLDGHRLEPDDEKS, translated from the coding sequence ATGGCCGAGATCATCAATCTCAGGACAGTGCGCAAGCGGAAATCGCGCGCCCAGCGTGAAGATCAGGCACAGGAAAATCGCATTCGCTTCGGGCGCACCAGGGCGGAGCGGCGTGAGCAGGAGAAGCTGTCGCGCAAACAAGCGGCCGATCTGGATGGTCACCGCCTGGAACCAGATGATGAAAAGTCATGA
- a CDS encoding chloride channel protein, translating into MTPEIIRQLPKIVHSWVAPNLHAFTGTRQPYVWLLALIIGFGVAVAAILFREGIGFVQLLWLGTRSEHVYSAALTLPWYWIMAGPVIGGLIVGGLLPLLTARRTGAVADVIEARALTGRRLHLRDGLLSSAVTVLSLGFGGSAGREGPVVHLGAVLATALAWRANLPEWCRRTLLAAGVASAISASFNAPIAGVLFAHEVILGHYAMRSFVPIVIASTAGGVASRLWFGDAAAFLIPHHQITSFWEFPAFALLGVTAAVVAILFQLALFLADYLARSLHIRYWLLPVLGGLAVGGIAVFFPQVLGVGYEVTDMALWRKLPLLTMLTLIVVKTIATAITLGTRFGGGIFSPALYLGALTGGSFGIIAASVFPELASSEGLYAILGMGAVAGAVLGAPISTTVIVFELTGGYTLSIALLLCVAVAHGITQAIHGHSWFHWQLETRGLFLQQGPHRALGQNKRVMDFMDPLPDDAEPEGYDPDKSPSLKPTDTLEAALRAFDKGGHNRLPVVDPRDETRIIAWATHIHALRAYNRALVQASEEEHR; encoded by the coding sequence ATGACACCGGAAATCATCAGGCAACTGCCAAAGATCGTGCATTCCTGGGTGGCCCCCAACCTCCATGCCTTTACCGGCACGCGCCAGCCCTATGTCTGGCTGCTGGCCCTGATCATCGGCTTTGGCGTAGCCGTTGCCGCGATACTTTTCCGCGAAGGCATCGGTTTCGTTCAGCTTCTGTGGCTGGGTACCCGCAGCGAACACGTCTATTCCGCAGCGCTCACGCTTCCCTGGTACTGGATCATGGCCGGTCCCGTCATTGGCGGCCTGATCGTCGGCGGTCTCCTGCCACTATTAACCGCACGCCGCACCGGCGCCGTTGCCGATGTCATAGAGGCGCGCGCCCTTACCGGTCGCCGCCTTCATTTGCGCGACGGACTGCTTTCATCGGCCGTAACCGTCCTTTCGCTTGGCTTTGGAGGCAGTGCGGGCCGCGAAGGCCCCGTCGTGCATTTGGGAGCGGTTCTGGCCACGGCCCTCGCCTGGCGTGCCAATCTGCCCGAATGGTGCCGGCGCACACTTCTGGCCGCAGGCGTGGCGAGCGCCATCTCCGCCTCGTTCAACGCGCCGATCGCAGGTGTGCTCTTCGCGCATGAGGTCATACTCGGGCACTACGCCATGCGCTCCTTCGTGCCCATCGTGATTGCTTCAACGGCAGGGGGCGTGGCCTCGCGCCTGTGGTTCGGTGATGCTGCGGCATTTCTCATTCCCCATCACCAGATCACCTCATTCTGGGAATTTCCGGCCTTCGCACTGCTCGGTGTAACGGCTGCGGTGGTCGCCATCCTGTTCCAGCTTGCACTCTTCCTTGCCGACTACCTCGCGCGCAGCCTCCATATCCGCTATTGGCTCCTGCCGGTGCTGGGCGGTCTGGCGGTTGGCGGCATTGCCGTCTTCTTCCCGCAGGTGCTGGGCGTCGGTTACGAAGTCACCGACATGGCGCTCTGGCGGAAGCTGCCACTCCTCACCATGCTCACGCTCATTGTGGTCAAGACGATCGCCACCGCGATCACGCTTGGGACGCGTTTTGGCGGCGGCATCTTCTCGCCCGCGTTATATCTGGGCGCTCTGACAGGCGGCTCCTTCGGCATAATCGCGGCCTCGGTCTTTCCCGAGCTTGCCTCCAGCGAAGGCCTTTACGCCATCCTCGGCATGGGTGCGGTCGCAGGCGCTGTGCTTGGCGCTCCCATATCGACCACGGTGATCGTATTCGAACTGACCGGCGGCTACACGCTTTCCATCGCGCTCCTGCTTTGCGTTGCGGTTGCTCACGGCATCACTCAGGCCATCCATGGCCATTCCTGGTTCCACTGGCAGTTGGAAACCCGTGGGCTTTTCCTGCAGCAAGGCCCGCACCGCGCCCTCGGTCAGAACAAGCGCGTCATGGATTTCATGGATCCCCTGCCCGACGACGCCGAACCTGAAGGTTATGATCCCGACAAGTCGCCCAGCCTCAAACCCACCGATACGCTGGAGGCGGCTCTGCGCGCCTTCGACAAGGGCGGACACAACCGTCTGCCGGTTGTGGATCCGAGGGATGAAACCCGCATCATTGCCTGGGCAACCCATATTCATGCCCTGCGGGCCTATAACCGCGCCCTGGTACAGGCCAGCGAGGAAGAACATCGTTAA
- a CDS encoding SspB family protein, whose translation MPEDRIRYDILAQEALRGVMRKVLQEVARTGMPGNHHFFITFLTDAPGVRISSNLKERYPEQMTIVLQYQFWDLKVDEKGFEVVLSFADTPEKLEIPFAAVRGFYDPSVNFELEFDVKSEEADGEAVAPTELHADQKDHAHKVDAEASDAAEEEAAENDGQGAEVVSLDAFRKK comes from the coding sequence ATGCCCGAAGATCGCATCCGTTACGACATTCTTGCCCAGGAAGCCCTGCGCGGCGTCATGCGCAAGGTGCTGCAGGAAGTGGCGCGCACGGGCATGCCTGGCAACCACCACTTCTTCATCACCTTCCTTACCGATGCACCGGGCGTGCGTATCTCCAGCAATCTGAAGGAGCGCTATCCCGAGCAGATGACGATCGTCCTTCAGTACCAGTTCTGGGACCTGAAGGTGGACGAAAAGGGCTTCGAGGTCGTGCTCTCCTTCGCGGACACACCTGAAAAGCTGGAAATCCCGTTTGCAGCTGTCCGCGGCTTCTATGATCCATCGGTCAATTTCGAACTCGAATTTGATGTGAAGTCCGAGGAAGCCGATGGTGAGGCCGTTGCACCGACGGAACTTCACGCCGACCAGAAAGACCACGCACACAAGGTTGATGCCGAAGCGAGCGATGCCGCTGAGGAAGAAGCTGCTGAAAACGATGGTCAGGGCGCAGAGGTCGTTTCGCTGGACGCATTCCGCAAGAAATAG
- a CDS encoding thioesterase family protein, with product MFEVEKDWIDYNGHMNMAYYTVLFDRAADELFLEMKMGPDYALQRRLTIYTAEIHLSYIRELHLGHRVRVSSRLLDHDEKRLHLYQEIHHEDGWLAAACECMSLHVDMNGPKVSPFPHDIASIIETMQREHADLPPPERAGRSISIARR from the coding sequence ATGTTCGAGGTGGAGAAGGATTGGATCGACTATAACGGCCACATGAACATGGCCTATTATACAGTCCTCTTCGACCGCGCGGCAGACGAACTGTTTCTGGAAATGAAAATGGGGCCGGACTACGCATTGCAGCGCCGCCTGACGATCTACACCGCGGAAATTCATCTCAGCTATATCCGCGAACTGCATCTCGGCCATAGGGTCCGCGTGAGCTCCCGCCTGCTCGATCACGACGAAAAGCGCCTCCATCTCTATCAGGAAATTCACCACGAGGACGGCTGGCTTGCAGCCGCGTGCGAGTGCATGAGCCTGCATGTCGACATGAACGGGCCGAAGGTAAGCCCCTTCCCCCACGATATTGCCAGCATCATCGAAACCATGCAGCGCGAGCATGCCGACCTCCCGCCCCCCGAGCGTGCGGGCCGTTCCATTTCCATTGCGCGCCGGTAA
- a CDS encoding FAD-binding oxidoreductase, which translates to MPMQRAVNDVKAVCEALATRFGERFQTGRALREQHAHSTTYIAAELPDGVFFAETAEEIQDVVRLCAEHRVPIIPFGVGSSLEGHVNAPKGGISIDMSRMNRILEVNAEDMDCKVEAGVTREELNHYLRDTGLFFPIDPGANATLGGMAATRASGTNAVRYGTMRENVLSLDVVMPNGELIRTSSRARKSSAGYDLTRLLVGSEGTLGIITALSVKLHGIPQAISGGVCPFPSVEAACQAVILTIQMGLPVARIEFINALGMRALNQYSKLDYAEGPCLFLEFHGTDSGVAEQAETFGEIAAEFAGGPFQWTKAEEERQKLWKARHDAHWACIALRPGAKALSTDVCVPISRLAECIVETEADIRESGLVAPIIGHVGDGNFHVQVLMDLSDAEEVERAKAFVSRLNIRAQDMGGTCTGEHGIGQGKRAYLEREHGRGVMFMQVIKQALDPLGIMNPGKVLPDDAGQDR; encoded by the coding sequence ATGCCGATGCAAAGGGCAGTGAATGATGTGAAGGCGGTTTGCGAGGCCCTTGCGACGCGCTTTGGCGAACGTTTTCAGACCGGGCGGGCATTGCGTGAGCAACATGCCCACAGCACGACCTATATCGCAGCCGAGTTGCCCGATGGCGTTTTTTTTGCCGAGACTGCCGAAGAGATCCAGGATGTGGTGCGGCTGTGCGCGGAGCATCGCGTGCCTATCATCCCATTTGGGGTTGGCTCATCGCTCGAAGGCCATGTGAACGCGCCCAAGGGTGGCATTTCCATCGACATGTCGCGCATGAACCGCATTCTCGAGGTCAATGCCGAGGACATGGATTGCAAGGTCGAGGCCGGCGTCACGCGCGAAGAGCTCAACCACTATCTGCGCGATACCGGCTTGTTCTTCCCGATAGATCCGGGCGCCAATGCCACACTTGGCGGAATGGCGGCGACGCGCGCCTCGGGCACGAATGCCGTGCGCTATGGCACCATGCGGGAGAATGTCCTCTCGCTTGACGTGGTGATGCCGAATGGCGAGCTGATCCGCACTTCCTCGCGAGCGCGGAAATCGTCTGCCGGCTATGATCTGACGCGTCTGCTGGTCGGATCGGAAGGTACGCTCGGGATCATCACGGCGCTTTCGGTAAAGCTGCACGGCATACCGCAAGCGATTTCCGGCGGGGTTTGCCCTTTCCCCAGCGTGGAGGCTGCATGCCAGGCGGTGATCCTGACGATCCAGATGGGTTTGCCGGTCGCGCGCATCGAGTTCATCAACGCGCTGGGCATGCGTGCCCTCAACCAGTATTCCAAGCTCGACTATGCGGAAGGGCCGTGTCTCTTCCTGGAATTCCATGGCACGGATAGCGGCGTGGCCGAGCAGGCCGAGACATTCGGTGAAATCGCGGCGGAGTTCGCAGGCGGTCCGTTTCAGTGGACGAAGGCGGAGGAAGAACGCCAGAAGCTATGGAAGGCGCGGCACGACGCCCATTGGGCGTGTATCGCATTGCGCCCTGGTGCGAAGGCGCTGTCGACGGATGTGTGCGTGCCGATTTCACGCCTTGCCGAGTGCATCGTGGAGACCGAGGCCGATATCCGGGAAAGCGGCCTTGTGGCTCCGATCATCGGTCACGTGGGGGACGGAAACTTCCACGTGCAGGTGCTGATGGATTTGAGTGATGCCGAAGAGGTCGAACGCGCTAAAGCCTTTGTTTCGCGACTGAATATCCGCGCGCAGGACATGGGCGGCACCTGTACCGGTGAGCATGGGATCGGGCAGGGCAAGCGCGCTTATCTTGAACGTGAACATGGCAGAGGCGTGATGTTCATGCAGGTCATCAAGCAGGCGCTTGATCCGCTCGGCATCATGAATCCGGGCAAGGTGCTGCCGGATGACGCAGGACAGGATCGATAA